The proteins below come from a single Hyperolius riggenbachi isolate aHypRig1 chromosome 8, aHypRig1.pri, whole genome shotgun sequence genomic window:
- the LOC137527824 gene encoding uncharacterized protein isoform X2, with protein sequence MLLWEDAEAVMNAAGALGTLAESGNGRQWILSSPESDFIIENITNLLDSSSDWTASNCALVLARISMCHEGCSRLLDHPKSDTILQKIISSLHVDEAGCGLNAAFTLGRLCDTEDGRRRVLGLPEADGMIFALEAMMSGGDAGGSRNACFALTCLASSQEGHQHVLRSKCLPCILDTLCLLLQSEEQESCWFAAITVKVLSKFPSGVLRLRQHPTLEGVLQEVAASHTAGTELLEEVEMTLQNLKRLPQPAPPTAEILDSGSVVVGWEEYKPHSGLPVTYSLFDGKKVLYQGPSFSYVIPHFKPGQHHLKVVMETEGDRSPDSPVTEVMIEEPLPGCPIGFQVAGRTTTMVKLSWNPPPDSSTNVKYYVVYREDMLVETTGDLTCLVSGLSPSTSYTFSVCSCSSRGHSQKVSLVTRTLDRGDHAPDKLTVYVMGRSEIFITWEVPKDTIGRFFNYELSMNGKSVYLGTERSYTARRLTPNTEYTCVVCAITSEGRYDSRPVTKRTAKDEYSNLSKNQMGSNRHTTSSPTTEGADRIDRQPRNDGIRRNSLTKNYSIRPPLSRQNSKSKGEIEIKVPLPRSRRESVVACSESPEDPSTSQPPTTQPASPCFLPTRQADKYVPQKKRRSSPEQMETSPETKADPSPRRNSLPGRQNPAKPVDSVYALPSHPSSDARKPQSAVGFRLTPIASLCSLEAESILQQRSKTESDLLPSPPEEATSQPATLTQDSSRCLEKERNFQGQRKALQPVRDPLVRYRHRIQKVSAGDHSGEIKFCNFSSKCSVTSSEEITSPSLLSKNLPRKDTFLLRTAGPAESRHFSWSQLRSELSRLQGLKNTDGKSLEPNKAHIYRRKGSLSENLNRDLEALIGDSGVTFRLPAPPASVPQRVRPHH encoded by the exons GCAGAGAGTGGTAATGGCAGGCAGTGGATCCTCTCCTCCCCAGAGTCTGACTTCATCATTGAGAACATTACCAACCTCCTAGACTCATCTAGCGATTGGACGGCCAGTAACTGCGCCTTGGTACTGGCCCGCATCTCCATGTGCCACGAAGGATGCTCCCGCCTTCTGGACCATCCAAAGTCTGACACAATATTACAGAaaatcatcagctccctccatgtGGACGAGGCAG GCTGCGGCCTCAATGCTGCCTTCACACTGGGCCGCCTGTGTGACACGGAGGACGGGAGGAGGCGAGTGCTCGGCCTGCCCGAGGCTGATGGAATG ATCTTTGCTCTGGAGGCCATGATGTCTGGAGGTGATGCTGGAGGGAGCCGGAACGCTTGCTTTGCCCTCACTTGTCTAGCCAGCAGCCAGGAGGGCCATCAGCATGTCCTGAGGAGCAAATGCCTCCCGTGCATTCTGGATACACTCTGCCTCCTACTGCAGTCAGAAGAGCAGGAGTCCTGCTGGTTCGCTGCTAT aaCTGTGAAGGTTTTATCCAAATTTCCCTCAGGGGTGTTGCGACTCCGCCAGCATCCGACTCTAGAGGGCGTCCTGCAG GAAGTGGCCGCCTCTCACACAGCTGGGACGGAGCTATTGGAAGAAGTGGAGATGACTTTGCAGAACCTTAAGCGTCTTCCCCAGCCAGCTCCTCCCACCGCGGAGATCCTGGACTCTGGCtctgtggtggtgggctgggaagAATACAAACCCCACAGTGGCCTTCCAGTCACTTATAG TCTCTTTGACGGCAAGAAAGTTCTCTACCAGGGTCCTTCCTTCTCCTATGTCATACCACACTTCAAGCCTGGACAGCACCACCTTAAAGTAGTCATGGAAACAGAAGGGGACCGTAGTCCTGACAGTCCTGTCACCGAGGTGATGATAGAGGAACCGCTACCTGGCTGCCCAATAGGATTCCAGGTTGCTGGTCGCACAACTACTATGGTGAAGCTGAGCTGGAACCCACCCCCAGACTCCAGCACGAACGTTAAGTATTATGTGGTGTATCGAGAGGACATGCTGGTGGAGACTACAGGGGACCTGACTTGTCTGGTGTCCGGTCTCTCTCCTTCCACCAGCTACACATTCAGTGTTTGTTCCTGCAGCTCCAGGGGCCACAGTCAGAAGGTCTCCCTGGTCACTAGAACGTTAGACAGAGGTGACCACGCTCCTGACAAACTGACGGTGTATGTTATGGGTCGAAGTGAAATATTTATTACTTGGGAGGTTCCCAAAGATACCATCGGGAGATTCTTCAACTACGAACTGAGCATGAATGGCAAGTCGGTGTACCTGGGTACCGAGCGTTCCTACACGGCCCGGCGTCTCACCCCCAACACCGAGTACACCTGTGTGGTCTGCGCAATCACCAGCGAAGGCCGATACGACAGCCGACCTGTCACCAAGAGGACTGCCAAAGACGAGTACAGCAATCTCAGCAA gaatcagatgggcagtaACAGACACACCACTAGTTCTCCTACAACTGAGGGAGCAGACCGCATTGACAGGCAGCCTCGGAATGATGGAATCAGGAGAAACTCTCTCACTAAGAACTATAGTATTCGGCCGCCACTGAGCAGACAGAACAGCAAATCAAAAGGCGAGATCGAGATCAAAGTTCCCCTGCCCAGATCTCG GAGGGAATCGGTGGTCGCCTGTTCTGAGTCACCTGAGGACCCTTCAACATCACAGCCACCTACCACCCAG CCTGCCTCGCCCTGCTTCTTACCAACCAGACAAGCGGATAAGTACGTTCcacagaagaagaggaggagttcCCCGGAGCAGATGGAAACCAGCCCAGAGACAAAGGCCGATCCATCACCGAGGAGGAACTCTCTG CCTGGAAGGCAGAATCCAGCTAAACCTGTAGACAGCGTTTATGCTCTTCCCTCCCACCCGTCATCAGACGCCAGGAAGCCACAGAGTGCGGTGGGGTTTCGACTGACCCCCATCGCCTCGCTCTGCAGTCTGGAAGCAGAATCTATTCTACAGCAAAGATCCAAGACTGAGAGCGACCTGCTGCCGTCACCTCCAGAGGAAGCTACAAGTCAGCCAGC GACGCTCACTCAAGACAGTTCGAGGTGTTTGGAGAAAGAGCGGAACTTCCAGGGTCAGAGGAAGGCACTGCAGCCAGTGAGAG ATCCACTGGTCAGATACAGGCACAGGATCCAGAAGGTCAGTGCTGGGGACCACAGCGGAGAGATAAAGTTCTGTAACTTTTCTAGTAAATGTTCTGTTACTTCTAGTGAGGAGATAACGTCACCATCTCTGCTTTCCAAGAACTTACCACGAAAAGACACCTTCTTGCTACGCACTGCTG GCCCTGCGGAGAGCAGACATTTCTCCTGGTCTCAGCTGCGATCAGAGCTATCCCGGCTGCAGGGTTTAAAGAACACAGACGGGAAATCACTGGAACCAAATAAAGCACATATATACAG GAGGAAAGGATCTCTGTCTGAAAATCTAAACAGAGACCTGGAAGCCCTCATCGGAGATTCGGGGGTGACATTccgcctcccagctcctcccgccaGCGTCCCGCAGAGAGTCCGTCCTCACCACTGA